The sequence GACCATCAACGGAGAAATATTGGCCAAGTACAGATTTGCAAAAATGCAGTAGACAGGTAGATAATAAACCTGAAAGCAGGCAGTTGAAAACCCAGTACCGATAATCTCATGGTGCGCATGAACatttaatcaaaccaaataAACAGGCTCTTTCAATTCTTGCTGTATCGCGTGAACATGAGATATGACTACAAAAGGTTTTACCCACCAAAAATCTAAACACATGCTACCATTATGTAAAATCCGTACACGTAATTCATGATTAAACTCTACCAAAATATGAGTTCAAAATTTAGACCGCACTTTGCATGAATCAGCCAAGAATTGGGAAAATGCGGGTAACATGTTCCAATTGAATGCCATCTGCCGTGGTTTTCTTAAGCTCGGGATGGTTGAATTCGTTGGGTGGAAGGATGATGAGTAGCCCCTTATCCTGCGTCTTCTCTATGGACCAACCAGAATTTGCAACGTGGCTCTCGAGAAACTTGTCTAGGGCCAAACCCTCAATGTTAATCGCCTGTAAAAAAAACCATCCATCAGAAgactaaaaagaaaaataaaatctggATCAGCAGTGAAGCAACTCATCAATTGTGATCAACTCTGCGAGGAATTTTATCCAGCAGTTCAAAACCTAAGAAAATCGCACTGAAAAGTAAAAAGAATCAATACCTCGGCAAGAACAGTCCTTGGGACCTTTTTGTAAATTAGCGAAAGAACATGAATTGCGTATGCCTGAACTGCTTGTTCAAAACCTGTAAGTGTCATACACAGTTTTAGGAAAAATAAGCGAGTACCGAAAGGAGCATACAAACGTGAATACATGAGACATGAATGAAGCCAACACACTTTCATTGAAAGGAAACAAATTATGACAAGATAGAACATTAGGTATACTAATAGGTTAAtatcttgtatttttttaaatcaaacacGTATAACCCTTGTGTTTAAAAAACTGAAGTACATTTAGCGCATTTGTTGAAGGATCTATGcctgattttaaaattacagGGCTTCCAACGCAATTAATTTTATTACACGggagatttttcatttttaaaattttttttaataaaaggtGTTGATGCAATTTTCCCTAAACATTATAAAAGATTTTTCCTTCCCAACTTTTGGATGTGATTCCACCACCAGAAAATCAGCAGATTCCCATGATTCAGGATTTAGTTCTGGCACTGGTCAGATTATGACGTCTCTTTCCATAGATATACGTGTATTACGAAAAGTCAACTTTAGTGATTTTCAACTTTTAGAAGTCCTTGCACAACATAGATATGACATATGTCCATATCTGCACAAATATGCTCCTATACGCACATGAAAGGGGGGATGGAACATGAATAGAATCATCAACTATTCAAAGTCCATAATCCTGGTTGATGCTGGGAAAAGAAAACAGTATCTTATCATATATACCTGGCACAACATCTAATATATGGCGGCTCTTAGCAGCTTCATCCCAAAACTGACTGAATCTGGCAGTCTGAAGACAAAgataatcatatataataaGATCCACATATATTAATAGCATGCCAATCATATAATTCAATACAGGACTATTTTTCACGTAAAGGGGAAAAgggacaaaaaaataaaatacctccAAAAAGTGCGAGAGGACAATGAGAGTCTTAAATTGGTCCTCCATTTGCTGGTATTTCCAAAGAGAGATATGGAAAAATAAATCCTCAGAAAAAGTGAAAATCGAGATCAAAAGCAATGAGAGGAGACAAGGATGAATATCTCATACTAAAAAAACCCGGTCACAAGTTATTAAAGCCAATAGGTTGATTCAGtcacaaataaaaatgaatCGAAGGAGAATAAATCTCGTTCATTGCCCATTCTGGACACGCCAGGAGTAGCGTCAATGTGCTTCTATACAGGTAATGATTGGCATAATAGAGTCTACCCAACATTTATTAAAGTTCGATTAAAAAAGTGGACTAAGCATCACAGAAAATAAATTACTTCACCATAAATTGCATTATGATTGGTTCAGAGTTTTGACTTTATATGAAAAGATAATAACCAAGGAACGTGAAACTTTTATTAGGAGTTCAGAGCAGGAGGATTACGCTGACCCACGGGCTAAAAATCAACTCTTCATAAGTTAAAAATACCATGAGCTACTAACAGAGTAAAAAATTCAAAGCATCAATCATTCAATCAATGGTTCAATCTGTTAAACTCGTAACTGGCAGCCCATTGATGATTCTTTGCTACTTTTGGAGAAATGAAGTGGAAATTCAATTCAATGTCCCGCTCCCGAGAACAGTTCATAAAGTGTACAAACTAGATAGTTCAAAGTTAAAGCTTGAATGTAATTCAGTCGATGACACAACAGAGGCAAGCAATTGCATTTCAGATAGTGACGAACCACTCTTTCAGGAATGAGAAAGAGGCAAAGACTGAAATCCTGAGCAGGCATCGCCATTAGCGCCTGCAGAAAAATTATCTTAGACATCAGCACATATCTATACAACACAACACTcgcaaataaagaaaaaacgaTGGCCATGATTTCTGTTTTCAAACTACAAGTACCTTGATTAAAATCCGAGCCACAATTTGAGTGCTCATTCTCTCCGGCTCAAACTGAATTCTCCCCAAAAAAGCAAACAACAATTAACAAATCAACAGGGGAAAAAATAGAATAGCTATGAAACAAATCAAAAATCCAAACCTGGTACAGTCGCAAAAGGCAGAGATTTGCATTCAAACTGTAGGTTTGAGACGAGACCTAAGATTTCAATCAAACATCAAATACGTCATAAAAATGCTAGGTTGTCATGGTTTTGACAAAACCGAGCAATTATCAACCCAAAACAGACAAATACTTGTTCATCGACGTAGAGTTCCAGATCCGGGAGAATGTCTGGGTTGTACGGATTGACGGAGATTAGCTGCTCCACCGTGTAGGACATCGTCGATTGCTGCTTTTGACCCGTCGTCGTATTAACTACCTCTCTACCCATTTCTTCTTAAAATTCGCGAGAGATTTGTCGTAATgagttaaattatttttgaaacctAAAAACCTCAGCTTTGCTTTGCAATGCTGCGACCGCCCACACAAGATACATaagaaagaagaaagatggttttAGGGCTTTTTATCGCACACTATCCACTGGACAATTATGCCCCCGTTTTCCCCTCTATCTCTCTCTTGTTTACAATTATACCCCCGTTTTCCCTCTTAAGTCttctctctttgtttttttttattattattaatatttaataaactatattttttctttaaaatgataaaaatatatattttcttaaaaaataaaaatatattaaagaattattatgatataattatgatttatattGAAAACTGTaattcattttcaaaaaaaGCTTTAAAAAACTCCATAAAAACACAAATtgttcaaataaattaaataaaacaagaaacatGTCTATTTTACACAGATTTTggttatattaaaaaatattataaatgcaTGCAATGTTGGCTCTTGAAATACTAGTATAAGATCGTGTATTTGTCGAGAAATGACATAATATATCGAAGCATCGGAAGGTCGACGGACCCGATAAcggaaaattttcaattaatttgtcGATATTTTTCTAGGTCAGAAAGTATTTGTGATCGCTTTGAAAATTTATCTGCAGAAAGCTAGAAAATGCAGTGtggattttttgaaaaattattttttgcttTTCAGTTTTATCAATTTTTGTAATTACTATCCCAAACAATTTGCTGAAATATTAAAGAGAACACAAAGATAGGTACAGATGAAAGTAACCATGTTACGTATAAACCAAATTAGTTGCGTATACAACTTCCTGCTACAAATTTATTTGTACACCATAATTTCACAAAAATATCTCTATCCATTAGAACTAATACATGTCAGCATAAAGTGCGAAGCAGCATCTAAAGTCACTGCAGTCATAAATCCATGCACCTCTGCCATCTCCTTCCTGTCGTCATTTATATGTCTTGTTTCAAAAAATGCCGACTCGTGAAACCAGAAAAAGAGCCATTTTCAGGTCCTCTTTCGAAGAAAGGATTCATCCAAAACCAGAACGCAATGTGAATCAAATGTATTGACTACAGTTTTTGCTTGCTATGCTTGTTTTTTGTCTTGTGAAGAGGTGACTGACGTGGGTACATGATGATCGCCAAAATTAAAGAGAATGCAACACCAACAACTCCACTAAATGGCTGAGAAGGGTGGCCACCTCTAAACCATAGAGGGAGATTATCTCGATATGTCAAAAAGCCACCCGTTTTTAAGATGAAACTGCAAGCCAGTATCCCT comes from Primulina huaijiensis isolate GDHJ02 chromosome 2, ASM1229523v2, whole genome shotgun sequence and encodes:
- the LOC140971824 gene encoding eukaryotic translation initiation factor 3 subunit K-like; the protein is MGREVVNTTTGQKQQSTMSYTVEQLISVNPYNPDILPDLELYVDEQVSSQTYSLNANLCLLRLYQFEPERMSTQIVARILIKALMAMPAQDFSLCLFLIPERVQMEDQFKTLIVLSHFLETARFSQFWDEAAKSRHILDVVPGFEQAVQAYAIHVLSLIYKKVPRTVLAEAINIEGLALDKFLESHVANSGWSIEKTQDKGLLIILPPNEFNHPELKKTTADGIQLEHVTRIFPILG